The following are encoded together in the Monodelphis domestica isolate mMonDom1 chromosome 5, mMonDom1.pri, whole genome shotgun sequence genome:
- the LOC100030622 gene encoding zinc finger protein 345-like, with amino-acid sequence MTFESDRCPAQEVVTFKDVTVDFTLEEWRLLTPPQKELYKEVMLENAWNLLSVGIMDQLRNRIGTNEDLLSRPVEEAETPQMKSSQGLTVAREDVISYFEQREVPWMLEQEDLRNCGPEGGIRLEMKETLTEMSLSVEETDKQKLMSDGPYNLTCRKFCVEYRNPSLLEHQSMHTEEKSSENIQCGKTFTRRESLPRHQRIHCGERPYECEQCGKTFSQRSSLAMHQRIHSDEKSYECKQCGKTFQQSSNLVRHQRIHSDEKPYECKQCGKTFKVSTSLAVHQRIHTGQKPYECKKCGKTLTQSSHLAVHQRIHSDEKPYECMQCGKTFKVSTSLVVHQRIHTGEKPYECKQCGKTFRVKSNLTIHDRIHTGEKPYECKQCGKTFKESSNFARHRRIHTGEKPYECKQCGKTFKVSSSLVVHQRIHTGEKPYECKQCGKTFKESSNLARHQRIHSDEKPYECKQCGKTFRVKSNLTIHERIHTGEKPYECKQCGKTFKESISLARHQRIHTGEKPYECMQCGKTFKVSSSLAVHQRIHTREKPYECKQCGKTFTQRSHLARHQRIHSDEKPYECKQCGKTFKVSTSLAVHQRIHTGEKPYECKQCGKTFKESSSLVRHQTIHSGEKPYECMQCGKTFRVRLSLTQHERIHTGEKPYECKQCGKTFTQRSHLARHQRIHSDEKPYECVQCGKTFRVRPSLTQHERIHTGKKP; translated from the exons ATGACCTTTGAGAGTGACAGATGTCCAGCCCAG GAGGTggtgacattcaaggatgtgaCTGTGGACTTCACCCTggaggagtggcgcctcttgacccctccccagaaggagctgtacaaggaggtgatgctggagaatgcctGGAACCttctctctgtgg GAATAATGGACCAACTGAGAAACAGAATTGGGACCAATGAGGATTTGTTGAGTCGCCCAGTAGAAGAGGCAGAAACTCCCCAAATGAAAAGTTCGCAAG GGCTTACAGTTGCCAGAGAAGACGTGATCTCTTATTTTGAGCAAAGGGAAGTACCATGGATGCTAGAGCAAGAAGACCTGAGAAACTGTGGTCCAG aaggAGGGATCAGACTTGAAATGAAAGAGACTCTAACAGAAATGAGCCTTTCTGTGGAAGAAACTGACAAACAAAAATTAATGAGTGATGGTCCTTATAACTTAACTTGTAGAAAATTCTGTGTTGAATATCGAAATCCATCCCTTCTTGAACACCAAAGTATGCACACTGAGGAAAAATCTAGTGAAAATattcagtgtggaaagacttttacaCGAAGGGAAAGTCTTCctagacatcagagaattcactgTGGTGAGAGACCATATGAATGcgagcaatgtggaaagacattcagtcagagatcCTCTCTTGCTatgcatcagagaatccactctgatgagaaatcttatgaatgcaagcaatgtggaaagacttttcaGCAGAGTTCCAATCTTGttcgacatcagagaatccattctgatgagaaaccttatgaatgcaagcaatgtggaaagacattcaaagTGAGCaccagtcttgctgtacatcaaagaatccacactgggcagaaaccttatgaatgcaagaaatgtggaaagacattgACTCAGAGttcccatcttgctgtacatcagagaatccactctgatgagaaaccttatgaatgcatgcaatgtggaaagacattcaaagTGAGCACCAGTCTTGTtgtgcatcagagaatccacactggggagaaaccttatgaatgtaagcagtgtggaaagacattcagagtGAAATCCAATCTTACTATACATGATAGAATCCACAcaggggagaaaccttatgaatgcaagcaatgtggaaagacattcaaagAGAGTTCCAATTTTGCTCGACATcggagaatccacactggggagaaaccttacgaatgcaagcaatgtggaaagacattcaaagTGAGTTCCAGTCTTGTtgtacatcaaagaatccacactggggagaaaccgtatgaatgcaagcaatgtggaaagacattcaaagAGAGTTCCAATCTTGctcgacatcagagaatccactctgatgagaaaccttatgaatgcaagcaatgtggaaagacattcagagtGAAATCCAATCTTACTAtacatgagagaatccacactggggagaaaccttatgaatgcaagcaatgtggaaagacattcaaagAGAGTATCAGTCTTGctcgacatcagagaatccacactggggagaaaccttatgagtgcatgcaatgtggaaagacattcaaagTGAGttccagtcttgctgtacatcagagaatccacactagggagaaaccctatgaatgcaagcaatgtggaaagacattcactcaGAGGTCCCATCTTGctcgacatcagagaatccactctgatgagaaaccttatgaatgcaagcaatgtggaaagacattcaaagTGAGTaccagtcttgctgtacatcaaagaatccacactggggagaaaccttatgaatgtaagcaatgtggaaagacattcaaagAGAGTTCCAGTCTTGTTCGACATCAGACAATCCActctggtgagaaaccttatgaatgcatgcaatgtggaaagacattcagagtGAGACTCAGTCTTACTCaacatgagagaatccacactggggagaaaccttatgaatgcaagcaatgtggaaagacattcactcaGAGGTCCCATCTTGctcgacatcagagaatccactctgatgagaaaccttatgaatgcgtgcaatgtggaaagacattcagagtAAGACCCAGTCTTACTCaacatgagagaatccacactgggaaGAAACCTTAA